The following proteins are encoded in a genomic region of Astatotilapia calliptera chromosome 22, fAstCal1.2, whole genome shotgun sequence:
- the LOC113014458 gene encoding transcription and mRNA export factor ENY2-2 → MSKDSQMRAAINQKLIEMGERERLKELLRAKLVECGWKDQLKAHCKDVIREKGLEHVTVEDLVTEVTPKGRALVPDSVKKELLQRIRAFLAQHATL, encoded by the exons ATGAGCAAAGATTCCCAGATGAGGGCTGCAATAAATCAGAAGCTGATAGAGATGGGGGAACGGGAGCG GTTGAAAGAGTTGCTCAGAGCGAAGCTGGTGGAGTGTGGGTGGAAGGATCAGCTGAAAGCACACTGCAAAG ATGTGATCAGAGAAAAGGGCCTGGAGCATGTCACAGTGGAGGACCTGGTCACAGAGGTCACACCAAAAGGCAGAG CACTTGTACCAGACAGTGTGAAGAAAGAACTCCTCCAGAGAATCAGAGCTTTTTTAGCTCAACATGCAACCTTGTGA